Proteins found in one Planococcus citri chromosome 2, ihPlaCitr1.1, whole genome shotgun sequence genomic segment:
- the LOC135837476 gene encoding uncharacterized protein LOC135837476: MPVPEEKTSSHEEARRFLSQSFASMDDFIEAYKKSFLDKAKSKELYLLLLSELEKSVLEGNITNFKRLAKVVDYIGDVEGRTTLKTYSNDTENLPNLVISACKHNQVDILVYIFGSRKVFDSLSINVDDNHTVSPYEKDDSGHDAFYYAVRSGNAQLVDILISKWPGDYFAKRSDELDEVLARAYEELKLKNVTLSEEVEIFVENKLLSLRFFSNSSGQVRPSAKDVLSNIKERIDLVLDNIDLLKSEYLNGEKVDEKFLFVARFIAQNIHVLKRQLKLTYDRLPWEEIEFCLVSFVSSYMKQQEINLFYRAILTKTKMLDYLDSFAKKLEYDKAVIVDRPDYWTLAESRNLKRDQVVVEIVKNNPEFKELFDDYQQIRDIHSLETIGGYLNLALCADPKEREGQLIITRALQVIGEYLKNTLESPKLSNSTAERILSSLSEITQKVIIDLRNSLSHSSSLLKRTEIEENLDVGFFIGVQNDAKRICDVITEILYNNKIKMIEALLNRIIDSNHLDVVESIAEVLRYVEVDESNTDEFKMTELENLEKRIQELNDAIPMKTAHEEELFDKINVKMKLAENQSNNIRADYKTVFNVFRVTSEFLNENDLDANYIKSIKHASKEALKALVPPMESGSLKEIINLSYDILHSACSRMEGDDLDSVRRIQRELFYIADYRLTDIKSMEKLREKLCNKSSFLPVSRQKNPDNMTEEEFEKQLVSKLSELQNVLKNNLSSSALMQKLPSFKNNKKFQAVVEMLVLDIMSILGRSERHLENNLLFLDDNSPLLTGKCLRNHLAHGNVLLDVLLSDPSNALILNAEKLISENVVCSKRKVGKLIRDDPSKLKDRYDQSLFSIINQKKMFTALERGDVEDFKKYLQNGADINGRNIDSWTALHYAAAGPSLEAMRFILNQNSDLSAEVKNTDGQSPLHIAAARGQKHIAEFLLAEVHVPVDDRDKNNRTPLHMAAKNGHKDVVNVLLKFNADTNCKDRHSHSPLHYATQYNHIDVVQILLKKEPHPDYKQILGGYTLLHIAARNGSLEVVEYLLQKGANVNAKHDSNEIPLFEAARNGHLEVVKLLILKGSQVNTRVLNGSAPLHMAAVNGHKEVVEVLLTNGADLNIACKTFLNTPLHHATKEGHLEVIKVLMTYKANPNVSTSVGLTPLHLAAEHGYSEIVTYLIKHGANVDAREKNMSTPMHYAIYAGHKNIVEILIANKADVNAKSDDGLTFLHKAALRGHVDIVDVLIKNNANVNSPAANGGTPLLPAAQNGNVEVIELLLRNKAKMNVKTTDGMTALHIAAACGNTDAVAVLLKHKVDVNCKNNLRITPLHAAAQHGFKDIVDLLIKNNADIHATAVQPDEGKPGCFITASTLALAADAGHAEIVEMLLANGANINTKSIDGEPLLIRAASYNQKDIVRVLVSHGADVNVNRGRPLLYAVFYGHREIVEILLQNGARVNIKVDDEGHSILHPAAKRGIKEIAVALVNKGADVNAVNIENISPLYIAAQEGTDQVAEVLIANKANINAVNKHGTPLHRAAGHGHESMVALLLKNGAKTYIKNGWDRTPLEIAVICSQLRIVEMFLQHEKVDVNAKGGSNMTLLLLAMPESSLEMVKYLVSKGSDIHATDDRGSKPIHFAAKRGHKNMVEFFISKGLLVDETGASDFTSLHFAVMKDHLEVVKYLIGFGANVNARSVHGLTPMHFAAGLGLVDVAKVLVENGAAYNSVDNHSRRPWDMFDNKSAETKSTRSKNVVNALLSTEKLFEAVKSNCPSGVENFIKSGAFVNAKNTDTETTPLHYAAWKGCDKIVGILIQHKANTNAVCSQGFTPLHYAAKFSHLKCVKILLLHGAIYNAASNNGKTPANFTTDKNIVNLFKLIEDSFEKIKSVDCRIIDDLNRVKDTETLKAVMNARNRENKSLIAAAPPSLANKLKEVQIGDVSGGIDVASALLGGGFLEEGHALLENLYEKRERVLGSDNPGTLDVRKNLAQALYKQGNYQGALDILEEVLAKQKDLLGWNHQSTMDTRSFLAWVLFKQEKIQQAYDIFQEVLPKQEELLGFNHTDTETTRGQMAGVLERMDRNEEALDIYKSVYESRRKKYGEHSLNTISIRNNIAVILDKLGKYEESLKIYEEVFEKKKSILGMHNADTLRTLQCMAATLCQQKKYEESLKMYREVLDYQKKSLPPNHPEIFNTQNMLGHALLAQGKRISAFKVFKECLDQFQHVLGPNHPTILKILQKIELINLAFKYEGSNASEMLMYLQTDINVAASKGDLRTVERLLQDGADVSDKDIEGRTPLHFAVSGGHVEVVNVLLRNEADVTATTNKGNTPLHMAASKGHKEIVEILLKQVERDQLNEFINAKTTSAGATSLHVAAKSGFVEIAKCLLKHGAIYDAKNKEGKTPIDLSTDEKIVKLLKLIEEMFEGAKKGSVEIINKLKALQPDDFSAVTNTRNAQNRGLMQVAIVNKHKIIANELLKMLKKN; encoded by the coding sequence ATGCCTGTGCCCGAAGAAAAAACCAGTTCCCATGAAGAAGCTCGACGATTTCTATCGCAGTCATTCGCATCAATGGACGATTTCATCGAAGCTTATAAAAAGTCGTTTCTAGATAAAGCGAAATCTAAAGAACTTTATCTGCTCCTTTTATCGGAACTGGAGAAATCTGTTTTGGAAGGTAATATTACCAATTTCAAACGCCTCGCAAAGGTGGTTGATTATATCGGTGACGTTGAAGGTCGAACAACGTTGAAGACTTATTCTAACGATACAGAGAATTTACCTAATTTAGTTATCTCAGCTTGTAAACATAACCAGGTTGATATTCTCGTGTATATTTTCGGTAGTAGAAAGGTCTTCGATAGTTTATCTATCAATGTCGACGATAATCATACTGTATCGCCTTACGAAAAAGACGACTCCGGTCACGATGCGTTTTATTACGCTGTACGTTCTGGTAATGCTCAACTAGTCGATATTCTAATTAGTAAATGGCCAGGTGACTATTTCGCTAAACGTTCGGACGAGTTAGATGAGGTTCTTGCTAGAGCTTACGAAGagctaaagttgaaaaatgtaacgTTGTCCGAGGAGGTGGAGATTTTCGTTGAGAACAAGTTGTTGAGTCTTCGTTTCTTTTCTAATTCGTCAGGTCAGGTTCGGCCCAGTGCTAAAGACGTTCTTAGTAATATCaaagaacgaatcgatttaGTTCTCGATAATATAGATTTGCTCAAGTCAGAGTATTTGAATGGGGAAAAAGTTGacgagaaatttttattcgttgcTAGATTTATCGCTCAAAATATTCACGTTCTTAAACGTCAATTGAAATTGACCTATGATCGATTACCTTGGGAGGAGATTGAATTTTGTCTAGTTAGTTTCGTTTCTTCTTATATGAAACAGCAGGAGATTAATCTTTTCTATCGCGCTATATTAACTAAAACTAAAATGCTCGATTATTTGGATAGTTTTGCCAAGAAACTCGAATACGATAAAGCTGTCATTGTAGACCGACCCGACTACTGGACCCTCGCCGAATCCCGGAATTTGAAACGAGATCAAGTTGTAGTCGAGATTGTCAAGAATAACCCCGAATTCAAAGAGTTGTTTGACGATTATCAACAAATACGAGATATTCATTCGCTCGAGACCATCGGCGGTTACTTGAACTTGGCTTTGTGTGCTGATCCCAAAGAACGAGAAGGCCAACTAATCATCACTCGAGCTTTGCAAGTCATCGGCGAGTACCTGAAGAACACTCTCGAGTCCCCGAAGCTGTCAAATTCCACGGCTGAACGTATTTTATCATCTTTATctgaaattactcaaaaagtGATCATCGATTTACGTAATTCGCTGTCTCATTCGTCTTCACTTCTCAAGAGAACGGAAATCGAAGAAAATCTAGACGTTGGCTTCTTCATCGGTGttcaaaatgatgcaaaaagGATCTGCGATGTGATCACTGAAATTCTGTATAATAATAAGATTAAAATGATCGAAGCTTTGTTGAACAGAATTATCGATAGCAATCATCTAGATGTGGTCGAAAGCATCGCAGAAGTATTGAGATACGTCGAAGTAGACGAATCCAATACTGATGAGTTCAAAATGACAGAACTCGAGAACCTTGAGAAACGTATCCAGGAGTTGAACGATGCTATTCCTATGAAAACAGCACATGAGGAGGAGCTGTTTGATAAAATCAACGTTAAAATGAAGCTTGCTGAGAATCAATCGAATAATATCAGAGCTGATTATAAAACTGTATTTAATGTATTTAGAGTgacgagtgaatttttgaatgaaaatgatctCGATGCTAATTATATCAAGTCAATCAAACATGCTTCCAAAGAAGCATTAAAAGCCTTAGTTCCTCCTATGGAATCTGGCAGCCTGAAAGAGATCATCAACTTGTCTTATGATATTTTGCATAGCGCCTGCTCCAGAATGGAAGGAGATGATCTGGATAGTGTGAGACGTATTCAAAGAGAACTGTTTTACATTGCCGATTACAGATTAACCGACATTaaatcgatggaaaaattaagagaaaagTTGTGCAATAAAAGTTCTTTTTTGCCTGTTTCTAGACAGAAGAACCCGGACAACATGACCGAAGAAGAATTCGAGAAACAGCTCGTTTCAAAGTTATCCGAATTGcagaatgttttaaaaaataacttatCCAGCAGCGCATTGATGCAGAAACTACCTTCTTTCAAGAACAATAAAAAGTTCCAAGCTGTTGTTGAGATGCTGGTTTTGGATATTATGTCGATCCTAGGAAGATCTGAGAGGCATCTTGAAAACAATCTGCTGTTTCTAGACGATAATTCCCCTCTATTGACCGGAAAATGTTTACGTAATCATCTCGCTCATGGTAATGTTTTACTCGATGTGCTGCTATCCGATCCATCCAACGCGCTTATTTTGAACGCTGAAAAACTCATCTCAGAAAACGTCGTTTGTAGCAAgaggaaagttggaaaattgatcaGAGATGATCCGTCCAAGTTGAAAGACCGGTATGATCAAAGCCTCTTCTCAATCATCAATCAAAAAAAGATGTTCACTGCGTTGGAACGAGGTGATGTAGAAGATTTCAAGAAGTATCTTCAAAATGGCGCCGATATCAATGGCAGAAATATTGATTCGTGGACAGCGTTACATTATGCCGCCGCCGGACCCAGTCTCGAAGCGATGAGATTCATCCTCAATCAGAATTCCGATCTGAGTGCCGAAGTGAAAAACACCGATGGTCAGAGCCCTCTTCATATCGCTGCTGCTCGTGGCCAAAAACATATTGCGGAGTTTTTGCTCGCTGAAGTCCACGTACCAGTCGACGATCGAGATAAGAATAATAGAACACCATTGCATATGGCAGCTAAAAATGGTCACAAAGATGTGGTCAATGTTTTACTGAAGTTCAACGCTGATACCAATTGCAAAGATAGGCACAGTCATTCACCTTTGCATTATGCTACCCAGTATAATCATATCGATGTCGTCCAAATTCTACTGAAAAAAGAACCCCATCCTGATTACAAACAGATTTTGGGCGGTTACACGTTGTTGCACATAGCTGCACGTAACGGTAGTCTCGAAGTTGTCGAGTATTTACTGCAGAAAGGAGCCAACGTCAATGCCAAACACGACAGTAATGAGATTCCTTTATTCGAAGCTGCTCGAAATGGTCATCTGGAGGTAGTCAAATTGTTGATTCTCAAAGGATCACAAGTCAACACTAGAGTACTGAATGGGTCTGCGCCGTTACACATGGCTGCTGTAAATGGCCATAAAGAAGTTGTTGAAGTTCTTTTGACAAATGGAGCCGATCTGAACATCGCGTGTAAAACTTTCCTTAATACGCCGTTACACCATGCCACAAAAGAAGGTCACCTAGAAGTTATCAAAGTTTTAATGACGTACAAAGCTAACCCAAATGTATCCACTTCAGTTGGTTTGACTCCGCTACACCTTGCAGCAGAACATGGGTACTCAGAAATCGTCACTTATCTCATCAAACATGGTGCTAATGTTGATgctagagaaaaaaatatgtctaCTCCTATGCATTATGCCATATATGCTGGTCATAAAAACATAGTCGAGATTCTTATTGCCAATAAAGCAGACGTGAATGCCAAATCTGACGATGGTTTAACATTTCTACACAAGGCTGCGTTGAGAGGACATGTAGATATCGTTGATGTTCTCATCAAAAACAACGCCAATGTCAATAGTCCAGCAGCGAATGGTGGTACACCGTTACTTCCTGCTGCTCAAAATGGTAATGTCGAAGTGATCGAACTTCTCCTGAGAAATAAAGCAAAGATGAACGTGAAAACGACCGACGGTATGACAGCTTTACACATAGCTGCTGCATGTGGCAATACAGATGCCGTTGCTGTCCTATTGAAACACAAAGTTGACGTGaattgcaaaaataacctcCGTATAACTCCGTTGCATGCAGCTGCCCAACATGGTTTCAAAGATATCGTCGATCTTCTGATTAAAAACAACGCCGATATTCACGCTACTGCTGTGCAACCAGATGAAGGAAAACCTGGATGTTTTATTACAGCCAGCACGTTAGCTTTAGCTGCAGACGCCGGTCACGCCGAAATTGTCGAGATGCTGTTGGCAAATGGAGCTAATATCAACACCAAAAGTATAGATGGTGAACCGCTTCTGATTCGGGCTGCGAGCTATAATCAAAAAGATATTGTCAGAGTTCTGGTGTCCCATGGTGCGGATGTGAATGTAAATAGAGGTCGTCCATTATTATATGCTGTATTTTATGGTCATAGAGAAATCGTCGAGATCCTGCTGCAAAATGGAGCTCGTGTCAATATTAAAGTTGATGACGAGGGCCATAGTATCTTACATCCGGCTGCCAAAAGAGGCATCAAAGAAATTGCGGTTGCTTTGGTAAATAAAGGAGCCGATGTGAATGCTGTGAACATCGAGAATATATCACCTCTGTATATCGCAGCTCAAGAAGGTACCGATCAAGTGGCCGAAGTTCTAATCGCCAACAAAGCAAACATCAATGCCGTCAACAAGCATGGAACTCCGTTGCATCGGGCTGCTGGACACGGTCATGAGAGTATGGTTGCTCTTCTGCTAAAAAATGGAGCAAAGACCTATATCAAAAATGGCTGGGATAGAACACCGTTGGAAATCGCTGTGATTTGTAGTCAATTGCGAATCGTTGAAATGTTCCTACAGCATGAAAAAGTCGATGTGAACGCTAAAGGTGGCAGTAATATGACATTGCTACTACTCGCTATGCCAGAATCCAGCTTGGAGATGGTAAAATATCTCGTGAGTAAAGGATCTGACATCCACGCTACAGATGATAGAGGTTCAAAACCTATACATTTTGCTGCCAAAAGAGGCCATAAAAATATGGTCGAGTTTTTCATCAGCAAAGGATTACTTGTTGATGAGACCGGAGCGAGTGATTTCACATCGCTGCATTTTGCAGTGATGAAAGATCACTTAGAGGTTGTCAAATACTTGATCGGATTTGGTGCCAACGTGAATGCCAGAAGTGTACATGGTTTAACTCCGATGCATTTTGCTGCTGGCCTCGGTCTTGTGGACGTAGCTAAAGTTCTGGTAGAAAATGGCGCAGCGTACAACTCAGTTGATAATCATTCCAGAAGACCTTGGGATATGTTCGATAATAAATCCGCCGAAACGAAATCGACTCGCAGTAAGAATGTTGTCAACGCGCTGCtatcaactgaaaaattattcgaagctGTGAAAAGTAACTGCCCATCTGGTGttgagaatttcatcaaatccgGAGCGTTCGTAAATGCTAAAAATACCGATACAGAGACTACTCCGCTTCATTACGCTGCCTGGAAAGGATGCGATAAGATCGTCGGTATTTTAATTCAGCATAAAGCCAATACTAATGCGGTCTGCAGTCAAGGATTTACTCCTTTACATTACGCTGCCAAATTCTCGCACCTGAAATGTGTCAAAATTCTGCTGCTTCATGGAGCTATTTACAACGCTGCGTCGAATAATGGTAAAACACCTGCGAATTTTACCACAGATAAAAATATCGTCAACTTGTTCAAACTAATCGAAGACTCGTTTGAAAAGATCAAAAGTGTCGATTGCCGAATTATCGATGATCTCAATAGAGTAAAAGACACCGAAACGTTGAAAGCTGTGATGAATGCTCGTAACAGGGAAAACAAATCGCTGATCGCTGCTGCGCCGCCTTCACTAGCCAACAAACTGAAAGAGGTGCAAATAGGCGATGTATCTGGTGGCATTGATGTCGCTTCTGCACTCTTGGGCGGTGGATTTCTAGAAGAAGGCCACGCTCTTCTCGAAAATTTATACGAAAAAAGAGAACGCGTCCTAGGATCGGATAATCCGGGCACGTTGGATGTTCGTAAGAATCTAGCCCAGGCATTATACAAACAAGGCAACTACCAAGGTGCTCTGGATATACTCGAAGAAGTCCTGGCCAAACAAAAAGATTTGTTGGGTTGGAACCATCAGTCTACTATGGATACCAGAAGTTTCCTCGCCTGGGTTTTATTCAAACAAGAAAAGATTCAACAAGCTtatgatatttttcaagaagttcTTCCAAAGCAAGAAGAACTGCTCGGCTTCAACCATACCGATACTGAGACAACTCGAGGACAGATGGCTGGTGTATTGGAAAGAATGGATAGGAACGAAGAAGCCTTAGATATCTATAAATCAGTTTACGAAAGCAGAAGGAAAAAATACGGTGAACATAGCTTGAATACTATAAGCATTCGTAATAATATCGCGGTAATTCTCGACAAACTTGGTAAATACGAAGAAAGTCTGAAAATCTACGAAGAGGTTTTCGAGAAGAAGAAATCGATTTTAGGTATGCATAACGCGGATACGTTGAGAACGTTACAATGCATGGCTGCCACCCTATGCCAGcagaaaaaatacgaagaatctttgaaaatgtacCGGGAAGTGTTGGATTATCAGAAAAAATCGTTGCCACCTAACCATCCGGAAATTTTCAATACTCAGAATATGCTGGGGCATGCTCTTCTCGCTCAAGGTAAAAGAATCAGCGCTTTTAAAGTATTCAAAGAATGCTTGGATCAATTTCAACACGTATTAGGTCCGAATCATccgactattttgaaaattttgcaaaaaattgagcttATTAATCTCGCATTCAAGTACGAAGGCAGCAACGCGTCGGAAATGTTGATGTATTTGCAGACTGATATTAACGTAGCTGCTAGTAAGGGAGATCTACGAACTGTCGAACGTTTACTGCAAGACGGAGCCGATGTCAGCGATAAAGATATCGAAGGGAGGACTCCTCTACATTTCGCTGTCAGCGGTGGTCACGTTGAAGTCGTGAATGTGCTGCTGAGAAATGAAGCCGATGTTACTGCCACCACTAACAAAGGTAACACACCTTTACATATGGCTGCTTCTAAAGGTCATAAAGAAATCGTCGAGATTTTATTAAAACAAGTCGAACGTGATCAATTGAACGAGTTCATTAACGCCAAAACTACATCCGCCGGTGCTACGTCGCTCCACGTTGCAGCTAAAAGTGGTTTCGTAGAGATCGCTAAATGTTTATTGAAACACGGTGCTATTTACGACGCGAAGAATAAAGAAGGTAAAACACCGATCGATCTTTCGACTGATGAGAAAATCGTCAAACTTCTGAAATTAATCGAAGAAATGTTTGAAGGAGCGAAAAAAGGCAGCGTTGAGATTATAAACAAACTTAAAGCATTGCAACCCGATGATTTTTCAGCTGTGACGAATACTCGTAATGCTCAGAATCGTGGATTAATGCAAGTTGCTATCGTCAATAAACACAAAATTATCGCTAACGAGTTGCTGAagatgttgaagaaaaattga